A single Deltaproteobacteria bacterium DNA region contains:
- a CDS encoding DMT family transporter gives MTPQFLALVTSFFYAGCFLATRRGLVYSTPATAAYVALTVNSTILWTIVFAAGGVPAVPLLAILCFIVGGWLQLGTRMFAYHGVARLGASVTSTVQATNPLFGTALAVIFLHETLTPFIIFGTGSVVFGITLLSWNPGQQATYKPWELIFPVIAALTAGVNHPIRRYGLTLANEPLFLSAVMGVSALTPMLLNLANPKARRNIVLDRRAMPYFLVTGIFEAIGIWALVKALGVGNVVVVGPIVCVAPLWVLLGTLLFSRDIEQVNLRTGVATIFVIAGIIAIYLA, from the coding sequence ATGACACCTCAGTTCCTCGCCCTGGTGACTTCGTTCTTCTACGCCGGCTGCTTCCTGGCCACCCGGCGCGGGCTGGTGTACTCCACTCCGGCCACCGCCGCCTATGTGGCGCTGACCGTCAACAGCACCATCCTCTGGACGATCGTCTTTGCCGCCGGCGGTGTCCCCGCCGTTCCCCTGCTGGCCATCCTCTGCTTCATCGTGGGCGGCTGGCTCCAGCTCGGCACGCGCATGTTCGCCTACCACGGCGTCGCCCGCCTCGGCGCCAGCGTCACCAGCACCGTTCAGGCCACCAACCCGCTCTTCGGCACCGCCCTGGCGGTCATCTTCCTGCACGAAACCCTGACACCGTTCATCATCTTCGGCACCGGCTCGGTGGTGTTCGGGATCACCCTGCTCTCATGGAACCCAGGGCAGCAGGCGACCTACAAGCCGTGGGAGCTGATCTTTCCGGTGATCGCCGCCCTCACGGCCGGCGTCAACCACCCCATCCGACGCTACGGCCTCACCCTCGCCAACGAGCCGCTGTTCCTGAGCGCGGTCATGGGCGTGTCCGCCCTGACCCCCATGCTGCTCAACCTCGCCAACCCCAAGGCGCGCCGGAACATCGTGCTCGACCGCCGCGCCATGCCCTATTTCCTGGTCACGGGCATCTTCGAGGCCATCGGAATATGGGCGTTGGTAAAGGCACTGGGTGTGGGCAACGTCGTGGTGGTCGGCCCCATCGTCTGCGTCGCCCCGTTGTGGGTGCTGCTGGGCACCCTGCTCTTCTCCCGCGACATCGAGCAGGTCAATCTCCGCACCGGTGTCGCCACCATCTTCGTCATCGCGGGAATCATCGCCATCTACCTGGCGTAG
- a CDS encoding NAD(P)-dependent oxidoreductase, translating to MGTTLVTGVGLVGTSFAQCALARDEKLVFYDFMPRTEYLHRKLGTADVEVVQKDIRDLPALTEAMLRFRPETVVHTAGLIGGRVVESLYNGLQINVMGTINVLEAARLTGVKRFVLISTFGAYDRRRAGDRPTHEDMPRGPGAGYGNSKATKELMAEAYQRLYGFELLTLRLANAYGLGHFWGGSGGGEKVQMLLEAGIRGEVARIPQAQTMTFEYVYAKDMGRAVDLATTVPMPEKTTFNIGSGQLTTFDELVGTVERQFPKLEVEVIPGRPPDVSASTPLDISRAKQYLGWEPRYTMDAAFEDYVKDLRAVME from the coding sequence ATGGGAACGACACTAGTCACAGGAGTGGGCCTCGTGGGCACCTCGTTCGCGCAGTGTGCGCTGGCGCGCGACGAGAAGCTGGTCTTCTACGACTTCATGCCGCGCACGGAATACCTGCACCGGAAGCTCGGGACGGCGGACGTGGAGGTGGTGCAGAAGGACATCCGGGACCTGCCGGCGCTGACGGAGGCGATGCTGCGCTTTCGCCCGGAAACCGTGGTGCATACCGCCGGGCTCATCGGCGGGCGAGTGGTGGAGTCGCTCTACAACGGCTTGCAGATCAACGTGATGGGGACCATCAACGTGCTCGAGGCAGCACGGCTCACCGGGGTGAAGCGTTTCGTGCTCATCAGCACCTTCGGCGCCTATGACCGGCGGCGCGCCGGGGACCGACCCACCCACGAGGACATGCCGCGGGGGCCGGGAGCCGGCTACGGCAACTCCAAGGCCACCAAGGAGCTGATGGCCGAGGCGTACCAGCGCCTGTACGGTTTCGAGCTGCTGACGCTGAGGCTGGCCAACGCGTACGGACTCGGGCATTTCTGGGGCGGCTCCGGTGGCGGCGAGAAGGTGCAGATGCTCCTGGAGGCGGGCATTCGCGGGGAGGTGGCGCGGATTCCGCAGGCCCAGACCATGACCTTCGAGTACGTCTACGCCAAGGACATGGGGCGCGCCGTGGACTTGGCGACGACCGTGCCGATGCCGGAGAAGACCACCTTCAACATCGGCTCCGGCCAGTTGACGACGTTCGACGAGCTGGTGGGGACGGTGGAGCGGCAGTTTCCCAAGCTGGAGGTGGAGGTGATCCCCGGAAGGCCCCCGGATGTGTCGGCCAGCACGCCGCTGGACATCTCCAGGGCGAAGCAATACCTGGGCTGGGAGCCGCGCTACACCATGGATGCGGCGTTCGAGGACTACGTCAAGGATCTCCGGGCGGTCATGGAGTGA